From the genome of Mycetocola spongiae, one region includes:
- a CDS encoding helix-turn-helix transcriptional regulator, translating to MTATTRLLRLLSLLHARRDWPGAVLAERLEISPRTVRRDIERLRDMGYHILSTMGPDGGYRLAAGNELPPLLFDDEQVLALAFALRSAEITAPGLGEAAARALDTVRQVMPPRLRYRLDAAEFLTLARGPGEAPVPEVDPGLLLELSAAVRAREVLRCDYAGGTPRAAGEGPREVEPRNLVSHRGRWYLLAWDRERAQWRVLRADRITPRTPRGPRFEPRELPGNDVAEFMAGHFRGSAAGGDWPCRGTAILELPAEAVLPFAGDGTVEPLGPRRCSLTLGSWSWVGLAAAYNRFDTRIEVVHPAELSAAFGVLATRNALTARTGPRG from the coding sequence ATGACCGCGACGACCCGGCTGCTGCGCCTCCTCTCCCTGCTGCACGCGCGCCGGGACTGGCCCGGGGCCGTGCTCGCGGAGCGGTTGGAGATCAGCCCGCGCACCGTGCGTCGGGATATCGAGCGTCTGCGCGATATGGGATATCACATCCTGAGCACGATGGGCCCGGACGGTGGCTACCGGCTTGCGGCCGGAAACGAATTGCCCCCGCTGCTCTTTGACGATGAGCAGGTGCTGGCCCTGGCCTTTGCCCTGCGCTCGGCGGAGATTACCGCGCCGGGGCTCGGGGAGGCCGCCGCGCGCGCCCTGGATACCGTGCGCCAGGTCATGCCGCCGCGCCTGCGCTACCGGCTGGATGCGGCCGAGTTTTTGACTCTCGCGCGCGGCCCCGGGGAGGCCCCCGTGCCCGAGGTGGACCCCGGCCTGCTGCTGGAACTCTCCGCGGCGGTGCGCGCCCGCGAGGTATTGCGCTGTGACTATGCCGGGGGAACGCCGCGGGCCGCGGGGGAGGGGCCGCGCGAGGTGGAGCCACGGAACCTGGTCTCCCACCGCGGGCGCTGGTATCTGCTGGCCTGGGATCGCGAGCGCGCGCAGTGGCGGGTATTGCGGGCCGATCGCATCACGCCGCGTACCCCGCGCGGCCCGCGCTTCGAGCCGCGGGAGCTCCCGGGCAACGACGTGGCGGAGTTTATGGCCGGCCACTTCCGCGGATCCGCCGCCGGGGGCGACTGGCCGTGCCGCGGCACAGCGATCCTGGAGTTGCCGGCCGAGGCCGTGCTTCCCTTCGCGGGGGATGGCACGGTGGAGCCCCTCGGGCCGCGGCGCTGCTCCCTGACCCTGGGCTCCTGGTCCTGGGTGGGCCTCGCGGCGGCCTATAACCGATTTGATACCCGGATCGAGGTGGTTCATCCGGCCGAGCTGAGCGCGGCCTTTGGTGTGCTCGCTACCCGCAATGCCCTGACCGCCCGCACCGGCCCTCGGGGGTAG
- a CDS encoding AIM24 family protein codes for MRSTLFDKGNNTSHTQDPMRLHNDYTLQSRITPGNDLITRKGAMIAYQGNLEFKHQGARDAAQFMRKMVSNEDQPLMRVSGNGEAYFAQNKARIHLLQLEHEAVTVSGTNLLAFQDSLTYDLTRVKGSSMLLSGMWNTTVSGYGSLAIAAHGEPIIFDCSQQPLFTDMHATVAWSASLQPQVKSSMSAGALIGRGSGEAFQYVFHGPGWVIVQPAEYAA; via the coding sequence ATGCGCTCCACGCTATTTGATAAAGGCAATAACACTTCTCATACCCAGGACCCGATGCGCCTGCATAACGACTACACGTTGCAGTCCCGGATCACGCCGGGAAATGACCTGATCACCCGCAAGGGAGCGATGATCGCCTATCAGGGCAACCTGGAGTTTAAGCACCAGGGTGCGCGCGATGCCGCGCAGTTCATGCGCAAAATGGTATCCAATGAGGATCAGCCCCTGATGCGCGTGAGCGGCAACGGCGAGGCGTATTTTGCCCAGAATAAGGCGCGCATCCACCTGCTACAGCTGGAGCACGAGGCCGTGACCGTAAGCGGCACCAATCTGCTTGCCTTCCAGGACTCGCTGACCTATGACCTCACCCGGGTCAAGGGGTCAAGCATGCTGCTGAGCGGAATGTGGAACACCACCGTCTCCGGGTATGGCAGCCTCGCGATTGCCGCGCACGGCGAGCCGATCATCTTTGACTGCTCCCAGCAGCCGCTGTTTACCGATATGCACGCGACCGTGGCCTGGTCGGCCTCGCTCCAGCCGCAGGTGAAATCCTCGATGTCCGCGGGCGCGCTGATCGGGCGCGGTTCGGGAGAGGCCTTCCAGTATGTCTTCCACGGCCCGGGCTGGGTGATCGTGCAGCCCGCGGAATACGCCGCCTAG
- a CDS encoding YceI family protein translates to MQKKTGIILGASAAALIILGATLGPVIYRDVFAAPAADAPTTALENAAAPELGADELAGEWTVGSGSTAGYRVDEVLNGTDVTVTGRTEQVSGSVTASATGIEAAVISVDTASIATDNGTRDNYFRGTVARSAQFPQATFTLTAPIAFPADPTAAGPHTATATGTLSFAGVERSVSAEISAVIDGTTVRLAGSVPLVFADYGVSAPDLGFVKVEDHGSVEFILNLERA, encoded by the coding sequence GTGCAGAAAAAAACAGGAATTATTCTGGGGGCCTCGGCCGCCGCGCTGATTATCCTCGGGGCCACCCTCGGTCCCGTAATCTATCGTGATGTCTTCGCCGCCCCCGCCGCCGATGCCCCGACCACCGCACTCGAAAACGCCGCCGCCCCGGAGCTGGGCGCCGATGAGCTCGCGGGCGAGTGGACCGTGGGGTCGGGTTCCACCGCGGGCTACCGGGTGGACGAGGTCCTGAACGGAACCGATGTCACCGTGACCGGCCGCACCGAGCAGGTCTCGGGCAGCGTGACCGCAAGCGCCACGGGCATCGAGGCCGCCGTCATCAGCGTGGATACCGCGAGCATCGCAACCGATAACGGCACCCGGGATAATTATTTCCGCGGCACCGTGGCCCGCTCGGCTCAGTTCCCGCAGGCCACCTTCACGCTGACGGCTCCGATAGCCTTCCCCGCCGATCCCACCGCCGCGGGACCCCATACCGCCACCGCGACCGGCACGCTGTCCTTCGCGGGCGTGGAGCGCAGCGTGAGCGCCGAGATCTCCGCGGTCATCGACGGCACCACCGTGCGCCTGGCCGGTTCGGTCCCGCTGGTTTTCGCCGATTATGGCGTGAGTGCCCCCGACCTGGGTTTTGTGAAGGTCGAGGACCACGGCAGCGTGGAGTTCATCCTAAACCTGGAGCGCGCCTAG
- a CDS encoding acyl-CoA thioesterase has product MHGTEDINFRTRKWVRPEDLNANGTLFGGSLLRWIDEEAAIYAILQLGNINVVTKLISEINFVSSALQGDIIEMGLRATAFGRTSLTMRAEVRNMFTRKSILTIEKIVFVNLNEEGEPTPHGYTDITFSRDRLPRGVVIAPEDSARA; this is encoded by the coding sequence ATGCACGGCACCGAAGACATTAATTTCCGCACGCGTAAATGGGTGCGCCCCGAGGATCTGAACGCAAATGGCACGCTCTTTGGCGGCAGTCTCCTGCGCTGGATCGACGAGGAGGCGGCGATTTATGCGATTCTTCAGCTCGGCAATATTAACGTGGTCACCAAGCTGATCTCGGAGATTAACTTTGTCAGCTCCGCGCTCCAGGGAGACATCATCGAGATGGGGCTGCGGGCCACCGCGTTTGGCCGCACCTCGCTCACGATGCGTGCCGAGGTGCGCAATATGTTCACGCGGAAGTCGATCCTGACCATCGAGAAGATCGTGTTTGTGAATCTTAATGAGGAGGGTGAGCCCACCCCGCACGGCTATACCGATATCACCTTCAGCCGCGACCGGCTGCCGCGCGGCGTGGTGATCGCCCCCGAGGATTCGGCGCGCGCCTAG
- the aceE gene encoding pyruvate dehydrogenase (acetyl-transferring), homodimeric type encodes MTVNDQDPYSVNNFDVDPEETAEWQESLDQLVATQGHGRGRDMMLSLLKRSRELQLGVPMVPTTDYINTIATDMEPEFPGNEEIERRYRAWIRWNAAITVHRAQRPGIGVGGHIATYASSAALYEVGFNHFFRGQDHPGGGDQVFIQGHASPGTYARAFLEGRLSTDQLDGFRQEKSHAGGGLSSYPHPRLMPEFWQFPTVSMGLGPINAIYQAQANKYLTNRGIKDASDQQVWAFLGDGEMDEVESRGQLQVAANEGLDNLNFVINCNLQRLDGPVRGNGKIMQELESYFRGAGWNVIKVVWGREWDPLLAQDTEGALVNLMNETPDGDYQTYKAESGAFVRDHFFGRDPRTAKMVEDYSDDQIWGLKRGGHDYRKVYAAFKAASEHKGQPTVILTKTVKGYGLGPSFEARNATHQMKKMTVEDLKSFRDAMHIPVTDAQLEENPYQPPYYHPGNDDEAIQYLHERRRALGGYLPERRSKYTQLNLPQDDAYKMAKKGSGKQQIATTMAFVRLLKDLLRSKDFGNRIVPIIPDEARTFGMDAFFPSAKIYNPNGQHYTSVDRDLLLAYKESPQGQIVHVGINEAGALAAFSALGTTYSVQGEPLIPFYVFYSMFGFQRTADAIWAAGDAMARGFMVAATAGRTTLTGEGLQHADGHSPLLASTNPAVISYDPAYGYEIGHIVRAGLDRMYGGTHNDPNVMYYLTVYNEPIVHPAEPENLDVEGLLKGIYKLRDSEVSGPKAQLLGSGVSVPWALEAQEILAEDWGVSADVWSVTSWSELRREGLKVEEHNFLHPDQTPEEAYVTKKLAGAEGPFIATTDYMHAVPDQIRQFVPGDYATLGADDFGFSDTRAAARRYFKIDSHSMVVRTLELLARQGKIDRALVGQAIERYSLHDVNAGTTGNAGGDA; translated from the coding sequence GTGACTGTAAACGACCAGGACCCGTACTCCGTCAACAACTTTGACGTCGATCCGGAAGAAACAGCCGAATGGCAGGAGTCGCTCGACCAGCTCGTCGCGACCCAGGGCCATGGCCGCGGCCGCGACATGATGCTGAGCCTGCTCAAGCGTTCGCGTGAGCTGCAGCTGGGTGTTCCGATGGTTCCCACCACCGACTACATCAATACGATCGCCACGGACATGGAGCCCGAGTTCCCCGGCAACGAGGAAATCGAGCGTCGTTACCGCGCCTGGATCCGCTGGAACGCGGCCATCACGGTGCACCGCGCGCAGCGTCCCGGAATCGGCGTCGGTGGCCATATCGCCACCTATGCCTCCTCCGCCGCGCTCTACGAGGTGGGCTTTAACCACTTCTTCCGCGGCCAGGATCACCCGGGCGGTGGAGACCAGGTCTTCATCCAGGGTCACGCCTCCCCCGGCACCTATGCCCGCGCGTTCCTCGAGGGCCGCCTGAGCACCGATCAGCTGGACGGATTCCGTCAGGAGAAGTCGCACGCCGGTGGCGGGCTCAGCTCCTATCCGCACCCGCGCCTGATGCCGGAGTTCTGGCAGTTCCCCACCGTGTCGATGGGTCTTGGCCCGATCAACGCGATCTATCAGGCACAGGCCAATAAGTACCTCACCAACCGCGGCATCAAGGATGCCAGCGACCAGCAGGTCTGGGCGTTCCTCGGCGATGGCGAGATGGACGAGGTCGAGAGCCGCGGCCAGCTTCAGGTGGCCGCCAATGAGGGTCTGGATAACCTCAATTTTGTGATCAACTGTAACCTGCAGCGCCTCGACGGGCCCGTGCGCGGAAACGGCAAGATCATGCAGGAGCTGGAGAGCTACTTCCGTGGCGCCGGCTGGAACGTAATCAAGGTTGTCTGGGGTCGCGAGTGGGATCCGCTGCTCGCCCAGGACACCGAGGGTGCGCTCGTGAACCTCATGAACGAAACCCCCGATGGCGACTACCAGACCTATAAGGCCGAGTCGGGCGCGTTTGTGCGCGACCACTTCTTCGGTCGCGACCCGCGCACCGCCAAGATGGTTGAGGACTATTCCGACGACCAGATCTGGGGCCTCAAGCGCGGCGGCCACGACTACCGCAAGGTTTATGCGGCGTTTAAGGCGGCGAGTGAGCATAAGGGTCAGCCCACCGTGATCCTCACCAAGACGGTCAAGGGCTACGGCCTCGGCCCGAGCTTCGAGGCCCGCAACGCCACGCACCAGATGAAGAAGATGACCGTGGAGGACCTCAAGAGCTTCCGCGATGCCATGCACATTCCGGTGACCGACGCGCAGCTGGAGGAAAACCCCTATCAGCCGCCGTATTACCACCCCGGCAACGACGATGAGGCGATCCAGTATCTGCACGAGCGTCGCCGCGCGCTCGGCGGCTACCTGCCCGAGCGTCGCAGCAAGTACACGCAGCTGAACCTGCCCCAGGACGACGCCTATAAGATGGCGAAGAAGGGCTCCGGAAAGCAGCAGATCGCCACCACCATGGCGTTTGTCCGCCTGCTCAAGGACCTCCTGCGTTCCAAGGACTTCGGCAACCGCATCGTGCCGATCATCCCGGATGAGGCCCGTACCTTTGGTATGGACGCCTTCTTCCCCTCCGCGAAGATCTATAACCCCAACGGTCAGCACTACACCTCGGTGGACCGCGACCTGCTCCTGGCCTATAAGGAGTCCCCGCAGGGTCAGATCGTGCACGTGGGTATCAACGAGGCCGGGGCACTGGCCGCGTTTAGCGCCCTCGGCACCACGTATTCGGTCCAGGGTGAGCCCCTGATCCCGTTCTACGTGTTCTACTCGATGTTTGGATTCCAGCGCACCGCCGATGCCATCTGGGCCGCCGGCGATGCGATGGCCCGCGGCTTTATGGTCGCCGCGACCGCCGGACGCACCACCCTCACGGGTGAGGGCCTCCAGCACGCCGACGGCCACTCGCCCCTGCTCGCGTCCACCAACCCGGCCGTGATCAGCTATGACCCCGCCTATGGCTACGAGATCGGGCACATCGTGCGCGCCGGCCTCGACCGCATGTACGGCGGCACGCATAACGACCCCAACGTCATGTACTACCTGACGGTTTATAACGAGCCCATCGTTCACCCGGCCGAGCCGGAGAACCTGGACGTCGAGGGTCTGCTGAAGGGTATTTATAAGCTGCGCGATTCCGAGGTCTCGGGCCCCAAGGCCCAGCTCCTGGGATCGGGTGTCTCGGTGCCGTGGGCACTGGAGGCCCAGGAGATCCTGGCCGAGGACTGGGGCGTAAGCGCCGATGTCTGGTCGGTCACCTCCTGGTCGGAGCTGCGCCGCGAGGGCCTGAAGGTTGAGGAGCATAACTTCCTGCACCCCGACCAGACCCCCGAGGAGGCCTACGTCACGAAGAAGCTCGCCGGAGCCGAGGGTCCGTTCATCGCGACCACCGACTATATGCACGCCGTGCCCGACCAGATTCGTCAGTTTGTCCCGGGTGACTATGCCACCCTGGGCGCCGATGACTTTGGTTTCTCGGATACCCGTGCCGCCGCGCGTCGCTATTTCAAGATCGATAGCCACTCGATGGTTGTGCGCACGCTGGAGCTCCTGGCCCGCCAGGGCAAGATCGACCGCGCCCTCGTGGGCCAGGCGATCGAGCGCTATAGCCTGCACGATGTCAACGCGGGAACCACCGGCAACGCCGGCGGCGACGCCTAG
- a CDS encoding Nif3-like dinuclear metal center hexameric protein, whose amino-acid sequence MKPTLRDLCEAIENPWPASGAESWDASGPVSGDFDAPIERVLLAVDPVAETVAEAVESGADVLLTHHPLLLRGVTSVAEDRYKGSLIARLIRADCALIAAHTNADVVEDGTSAVLAHALGLRQITPLTAGETPTRGIGRVGTLAEPRTLGQIARELAVILPATASGVRGSGDYDRPISRVALCAGAGDSLLSHPEVASADLYITSDLRHHPASEFREQALLGSGPALLDVSHWASEWLWLDTAAENLRRALPGVSFSVSDLRTDPWDFVVTQ is encoded by the coding sequence GTGAAACCTACGTTGCGCGACCTCTGTGAGGCGATCGAGAACCCGTGGCCGGCCTCCGGCGCCGAGTCCTGGGACGCCTCGGGTCCCGTATCGGGAGATTTTGATGCGCCGATCGAGCGGGTGCTGCTGGCAGTGGATCCCGTGGCCGAGACCGTGGCCGAGGCGGTGGAATCCGGGGCCGATGTGCTCCTGACCCATCACCCGCTGCTGCTGCGCGGCGTCACGAGCGTGGCCGAGGACCGCTATAAGGGCAGCCTGATCGCCCGCCTGATTCGCGCCGACTGCGCCCTGATTGCCGCTCATACCAATGCCGATGTGGTGGAGGATGGCACCTCCGCCGTGCTCGCCCACGCCCTCGGCCTCCGCCAGATCACCCCGCTCACCGCGGGGGAAACCCCCACCCGCGGGATCGGCCGGGTGGGCACGCTCGCCGAGCCGCGCACCCTGGGACAGATCGCCCGCGAACTGGCCGTGATTCTCCCCGCCACCGCGAGCGGCGTGCGGGGCTCGGGGGATTATGATCGCCCGATCTCGCGCGTGGCGCTGTGCGCCGGCGCGGGGGACTCCCTGCTCTCGCATCCCGAGGTGGCCTCCGCCGATCTGTATATCACCAGCGATCTGCGCCACCATCCCGCATCCGAGTTCCGTGAGCAGGCGCTGCTGGGTTCCGGCCCGGCACTGCTGGATGTCTCGCACTGGGCCAGCGAGTGGCTCTGGCTGGATACCGCCGCCGAAAACCTTCGCCGTGCACTTCCCGGAGTCTCGTTCTCCGTGAGTGACCTGCGCACCGACCCGTGGGATTTTGTCGTCACCCAGTGA
- a CDS encoding short chain dehydrogenase, producing MTVLVIGASGLVGAAAAAELGRHYRVVGASRAGEQRVDLDDPASITALFERLGPLEAVVSAAGVVPFAPATELNREDFLAGLGNKFLGQVELVRRGLEHVVDGGSFTLISGILSAETIPGSAAAAASNAAVDAYVRAAAPELPRGIRLNAVSPTVLTEATGYHEAFSGFETVDAAVVGRAYLRSVAGNATGRVFTVGY from the coding sequence ATGACCGTATTGGTGATCGGGGCCTCGGGCCTGGTGGGGGCGGCAGCCGCCGCGGAGCTTGGGCGGCACTATCGGGTGGTGGGCGCCTCGCGTGCGGGGGAGCAGCGGGTGGATCTGGACGATCCCGCGTCCATCACGGCACTCTTTGAGCGGCTTGGCCCGCTCGAGGCCGTGGTGAGTGCCGCGGGAGTGGTGCCCTTCGCCCCGGCCACCGAGCTGAACCGGGAGGATTTTCTCGCGGGACTGGGCAATAAGTTTCTGGGCCAGGTGGAGCTGGTGCGCCGCGGGCTGGAACACGTGGTGGACGGGGGTTCGTTCACGCTGATCAGCGGGATCCTCTCGGCCGAAACGATCCCGGGCAGCGCGGCGGCCGCGGCCAGCAATGCCGCCGTGGACGCCTATGTGCGCGCGGCGGCGCCGGAGCTTCCGCGCGGCATTCGGCTGAACGCGGTGAGCCCCACCGTGCTCACGGAGGCCACCGGATATCACGAGGCCTTTAGCGGTTTTGAGACCGTGGATGCCGCGGTGGTGGGGCGCGCCTATCTGCGCTCGGTCGCGGGAAACGCCACGGGACGCGTATTCACGGTGGGCTATTAG
- a CDS encoding VOC family protein — translation MTIITTTHLNFHGEARAALGFYHSVFGGDIALTTYAQLGMPAGLPGSAHIVFGRVDSADGLHLMAYDSPGDAAPGAALPTRRENGMTLTTEPCFISVRGDSLAAIAGYWEGLAEGGSIVEPLAASAWSAGFGMLTDRFGVTWVLDVAAAA, via the coding sequence ATGACCATCATCACCACCACCCACCTCAATTTCCACGGCGAGGCCCGTGCCGCGCTGGGGTTTTATCACTCCGTATTTGGCGGCGATATCGCCCTGACCACCTACGCGCAGCTGGGCATGCCCGCCGGGCTGCCGGGCTCCGCACACATCGTATTTGGCCGCGTGGATAGCGCGGACGGCCTGCACCTGATGGCCTATGACAGCCCGGGAGACGCCGCCCCCGGCGCCGCCCTCCCGACCCGGCGCGAGAACGGGATGACGCTCACCACCGAGCCCTGTTTTATCTCCGTGCGGGGCGATTCCCTCGCCGCCATCGCTGGCTATTGGGAGGGCCTCGCGGAAGGCGGCAGCATCGTGGAGCCGCTCGCGGCCTCGGCGTGGAGCGCGGGCTTTGGGATGCTCACCGATCGCTTCGGCGTGACCTGGGTGCTGGATGTGGCGGCCGCGGCCTAG
- a CDS encoding peroxiredoxin, with the protein MLNITEQAPDFTLLNQFGESVTLSEFAGRKAVALVFIPLAFSGICTGELCELRDNLTELTSADVELLVVSVDSKWALRIWGEREGYDFTLLADFWPHGAVAQKYGVYDEGRGVAQRATFLIDIHGVIRDAFMTEPGQPRAIARYRDAVAALAAPGLS; encoded by the coding sequence ATGCTGAACATCACGGAACAGGCCCCCGACTTTACGCTTCTGAATCAATTTGGTGAAAGTGTCACACTGTCCGAATTTGCCGGGCGCAAGGCCGTAGCGCTGGTATTTATTCCGCTGGCTTTTTCCGGAATCTGCACGGGAGAGTTGTGCGAATTGCGCGATAACCTCACCGAGTTAACCTCCGCCGATGTGGAACTGCTTGTGGTCTCGGTGGACTCCAAATGGGCGCTGCGGATCTGGGGTGAGCGCGAGGGTTATGACTTCACGCTGCTCGCCGATTTCTGGCCGCACGGGGCAGTGGCCCAAAAATACGGTGTTTATGATGAGGGTCGCGGGGTCGCCCAGCGCGCCACGTTCCTGATCGATATCCATGGCGTGATTCGGGATGCGTTTATGACCGAGCCGGGGCAGCCGCGGGCGATCGCGCGCTACCGGGATGCGGTCGCGGCACTCGCGGCGCCCGGCCTCTCCTAG
- a CDS encoding zinc ribbon domain-containing protein, producing the protein MKSTSAAQKKLLDAQRIDNAITRAVHRRGTLPEIAALASLTTDRDAVRGGLARDLGVFEDAKTELGRLESDVQVVEARIARDNALIAQSQSPVAVAGLQSELESLTLRRGILEDAQLEAMQVVETAETALRASQQAEAELSSQINTVNASREESLEVIAEEVSALENERANLLIGAEEPLIALYERIRAKNIVGAALFRAGTCGACNIALTGNELALVRSAELDEVLQCPECTAIMVRTEESGLW; encoded by the coding sequence GTGAAATCCACCTCCGCCGCCCAGAAGAAGCTTCTCGACGCGCAGCGCATCGATAATGCCATCACCCGTGCCGTGCATCGCCGCGGAACCCTCCCGGAGATCGCGGCGCTCGCCTCGCTGACCACCGACCGCGATGCCGTGCGCGGCGGGCTCGCCCGCGACCTCGGCGTTTTTGAGGATGCCAAGACCGAGCTGGGTCGCCTGGAATCCGATGTGCAGGTGGTTGAGGCGCGCATCGCCCGGGATAACGCCCTTATCGCCCAGAGCCAGAGCCCCGTGGCCGTGGCCGGGCTGCAGTCCGAGCTGGAATCGCTCACCCTGCGCCGCGGCATCCTGGAGGATGCCCAGCTCGAGGCCATGCAGGTCGTGGAGACCGCCGAGACCGCGCTGCGCGCGAGCCAGCAGGCCGAGGCCGAGCTCAGCTCGCAGATCAACACTGTAAACGCCAGCCGCGAGGAATCGCTGGAGGTCATCGCCGAGGAGGTATCCGCGCTGGAAAACGAGCGCGCCAACCTCCTGATTGGCGCCGAGGAGCCCCTCATCGCCCTCTATGAGCGCATCCGCGCCAAGAACATCGTGGGTGCCGCCCTGTTCCGCGCCGGCACCTGCGGGGCCTGTAATATCGCGCTGACCGGCAATGAGCTTGCCCTCGTGCGCTCCGCCGAACTGGACGAGGTGCTGCAGTGCCCCGAGTGCACCGCGATCATGGTGCGCACCGAGGAATCCGGCCTCTGGTAG
- a CDS encoding Ig-like domain-containing protein, with translation MRGVLALGLTVGLIGTGALSSQAAPANYTEAYRFDSTGGASTGYSSHMSGDYAIFTYQRNLSVKIMHQLGADATQWEEQVIELPASVRGFGDTVRLNAAGDTAYIASPRENKIYVWNRTGANTWNEGTAIEAGTLDPRIRSHDNSFGEALVIDGDNLVVGAPMARVDGLQYSGVAYVINTVTGERTMLLPETPRAFMIFGQSLAVSGNRVAVSMVQNKDAQNQHIGGVHLFDLNTPTAAPLFRSQPMEDPRMCLNNVGSGPAFGMSLEFSDDSLYVGSPQETNYTADDRDDPLGGCNLSSLTDGTTTQGAIYRLDYNLNQIGAKIVPPAGERSFGYTIAAVGDAILANGSHGPDNTGEVFVYTRASLDAGIADENGRQHPEPVQIMTGSDSQPNDEFGTDMYGSAINVSGDRALIAAPAANGRQGAVYLFDPIIPAVNPSLALTDTAVIYGDTGTLTATAEQAPADATVVFTIDGAEQPAATPAAGVATLTLDPTALGVGDYAISAELRSAAGAALVPAVTAHLTITPAATTTTVVVDPETVIVGDPVTVTGSVAGEFGTIPTGPVVLVQGGNELETVELEADGSFTIQGEVAEVPATARTLQDMGIEVRYAGDANHAASSGQATLQVEGTPGVPAPLPEETDSKTDAEGKLVNTGADGVMLGVMIAFGAVLAGGVTLVTRRRNPARL, from the coding sequence ATGCGCGGCGTATTAGCGCTGGGCCTCACGGTGGGGCTCATCGGCACCGGGGCCCTGTCCAGCCAGGCCGCCCCCGCCAATTACACCGAGGCCTACCGCTTTGACTCCACCGGGGGTGCCTCCACCGGTTATTCCTCGCATATGTCCGGGGACTACGCGATCTTCACGTATCAGCGCAACCTCAGCGTGAAGATCATGCACCAGCTGGGTGCCGACGCCACGCAGTGGGAGGAGCAGGTCATCGAGCTGCCCGCCTCCGTGCGTGGCTTTGGTGATACCGTGCGCCTGAATGCCGCCGGGGACACCGCCTATATCGCCTCGCCCCGCGAGAATAAGATCTACGTCTGGAACCGCACGGGAGCCAATACCTGGAACGAGGGCACCGCGATCGAGGCGGGCACCCTTGACCCCCGGATTCGCAGCCACGATAACTCCTTCGGTGAGGCGCTGGTGATCGACGGCGATAACCTCGTGGTGGGTGCGCCGATGGCCCGCGTGGACGGCCTTCAGTACTCGGGTGTGGCCTATGTGATCAATACGGTCACCGGCGAGCGCACCATGCTGCTCCCGGAGACCCCGCGCGCCTTTATGATCTTTGGCCAGTCCCTCGCGGTCTCGGGCAACCGGGTCGCGGTGAGCATGGTCCAGAATAAGGATGCCCAGAACCAGCACATCGGCGGTGTTCACCTCTTTGACCTGAACACCCCCACCGCCGCGCCCCTGTTCCGCTCGCAGCCCATGGAAGACCCGCGGATGTGCCTGAATAACGTCGGCAGTGGCCCGGCCTTTGGGATGTCGCTGGAATTCTCGGATGACTCGCTGTACGTGGGTTCGCCGCAGGAGACCAACTACACCGCCGATGACCGCGATGACCCGCTGGGCGGCTGCAACCTCTCCTCGCTCACGGATGGCACCACCACGCAGGGTGCGATCTATCGCCTGGACTATAACCTCAACCAGATCGGCGCGAAGATTGTGCCGCCCGCGGGCGAGCGCTCGTTTGGCTATACCATCGCCGCCGTGGGGGATGCCATCCTCGCCAACGGAAGCCACGGACCCGATAACACCGGTGAGGTCTTTGTTTATACCCGCGCCTCGCTGGATGCCGGTATTGCCGATGAAAACGGTCGCCAGCACCCCGAGCCCGTGCAGATCATGACCGGCTCCGATTCGCAGCCCAATGACGAATTTGGTACCGATATGTACGGCTCGGCGATTAACGTCAGCGGCGACCGCGCCCTGATCGCCGCCCCCGCCGCCAATGGTCGCCAGGGTGCCGTTTATCTCTTTGACCCGATCATCCCGGCCGTGAACCCGAGCCTCGCGCTGACCGATACCGCCGTGATCTACGGCGATACCGGAACGCTCACCGCCACGGCCGAGCAGGCCCCCGCGGATGCCACCGTGGTCTTCACGATTGACGGCGCGGAACAGCCCGCCGCGACCCCCGCCGCAGGAGTGGCAACCCTGACCCTGGACCCGACCGCGCTTGGGGTGGGAGACTATGCGATCTCCGCGGAACTGCGCTCCGCCGCGGGTGCCGCGCTGGTTCCGGCCGTCACCGCGCACCTGACGATCACCCCCGCGGCCACCACGACCACCGTGGTGGTGGACCCCGAGACGGTAATCGTGGGTGACCCCGTGACCGTGACCGGCTCCGTGGCCGGCGAGTTTGGCACGATCCCCACCGGCCCCGTGGTCCTGGTTCAGGGCGGCAACGAGCTGGAAACCGTGGAGCTTGAGGCCGATGGCTCATTTACTATCCAGGGCGAGGTGGCCGAGGTCCCCGCGACCGCACGCACGCTCCAGGACATGGGCATCGAGGTGCGCTATGCCGGTGACGCGAACCACGCTGCCTCCTCCGGGCAGGCCACGCTTCAGGTTGAGGGTACCCCCGGGGTGCCGGCCCCGCTCCCCGAGGAAACCGATTCCAAGACCGATGCCGAGGGCAAACTGGTGAATACCGGTGCCGACGGAGTGATGCTTGGTGTCATGATCGCGTTTGGTGCGGTACTCGCGGGTGGCGTCACCCTCGTCACGCGCCGCCGCAACCCCGCTCGCCTCTAG